The Amycolatopsis nigrescens CSC17Ta-90 genomic interval ATGTCGGTCCAGTGCGTCTCGACGTAGTCCAGGCAGTCCTGCCTGGACGCCTCGCCGTGCACCCGGGTCCAGCCCGCCGGTATGTCTATAAAGGACGGCCAGAGGGAATGCTGGCCCTCGTCGTTGACCAGCACCAGAAAGGGCTTGCTCTCGTCCTCGAAGGGATTGGTCATGACCGCCTCCACGTCGCATAGGCCGCCAGGAAACGGCGTGCGCCCCCATGGCAATAACTCGCAAGTTAGGTAAGGGTAACCTAATTACTTGCAGACCGGTAGGGCTTTTCGGTGCAACCAAAGCCACACTCGCCACTAAACCCGGCCGGCGCGATGCTCCCTCGCCATCAGCCAGGCCAGATAGGCGCCGCCGATCACCAGCGTGGTCGCGCCGACCGGCAGCTGACTGGGCGCGAAAGCGTGCTGTGCCACCAGATCCGCGGTGGCCAGCAGCAGCGCGCCCATCAGTGCGGTACTGAGCAGCGCCGAACCCGCCGTTCTGCTGAGCCGCCGGGCAAGTTGCGGGGCGGCGAGCGCGATGAAATGGATCGGCCCGGAATACGCGACGGCGAACGCGGTCAGCGTCACCGCGAGCAGCAGCAACATGATCTGCGTCCGCTGCACCGGAACCCCCAGCGCGCCAACCAGATCGTCGCCCATCTCCAGCAGGCCGAGCCGCCTGCTCAACGGCAGCAGCAGGAGCACCGCGCCGAGCACCCCGCCGAGCACCGGCCTCGCCTGTTCCCAGCCGAGACCGTTCAAACTGCCAACCAGCCAGGTCATCGCCCCCTGCGCCGCGGTCAGGTCGGACCGGGTGAGCAGATAGGACCGGACCGAGGCGAGCATCGCGCTGACCCCGATGCCCACCAGCACCAGCCGCAGGCCGTGCACCCCGCGCTGGAAGGCCAGCACGTAAACCAGCACCGCGGCCACCATGCCGCCCGCCATCGCGCCGAGCGGGGCCGAAACCACGGCACCACCGAGCGCCAGGGTGACCAGCAGCGCACCGGTTGCCGCGCCGTCGTTGAAGCCGACGATGTCCGGGCTGCCCAGCGGATTCCGGGACAGCCGCTGGAAGATCGCCCCGGCGAGCGCGAGTGCCGCGCCGATGGTGATCGCCAGCAGCGCCCTCGGCAGCCGCACCCCGGTCACGAAGAACAGGTCCAGCCGGGTGCCTTCGCCGGCCAGCGCCAGCAGCACCCGCGGCACCGGGATCGGGTAGTCGCCGAGCATCAGGCTCAGCACGAACACCACCGCGATCGCCAGCGCCAGTCCGGTGCAGGCCAGCACGGAACGCCGGTGCACGCGCAGCGAAACGACTTCCCCCCACAGCCGTAGCGGCCTGCCGAAAACGTCTCGCCGCATTTCGTCGGTCTTCACAGCCGCACCGTCTTCCGACGCCGCACCAGCATGATGAACAGCGGCCCGCCGACGAACGCCGTCACCACCCCGACCTCCAGCTCGTCCGGCCTGGCGACCAGCCGCCCGATGATGTCGGCGGCCACCAGCAGTACCGGGGCCAGCACCATCGAGTAGACGAGCAACCACCGCTGGTCGCTGCCGGCGAACAGCCGCACCGCGTGCGGCACCACCAGCCCGACGAAACCGATCGGCCCGGCGATCGCGGTCGCGGTGCCGCAGAGCAGCACCACGGCCGCCCCGCACAGCACCCTGGTCAGCCCGATCCGCGCGCCCACCGCTTCGCCGAGCTCGTCGCCGAGCGCGAGCGCGTTCAACGGACGCGCCAGCCCCGCGGTGAGCAGCACACCGGCCAGCAGGAACGGCGCCAGTTGGACCACAATGGACAGTTCGCGGCCGGCAAGCGAGCCGATCTGCCACAGCCGGACGACCTCGAGGGTGGCCGCGTCCCGCACCAGCACGGTGGAGGTGAACCCGCCGAGCACCGCGGCCACCGCGGTACCGGCCAGCGCCAGCCGGACCGGGCTGTCCGAGCCGGTGCCCCGGAAGCCGAGCAGGTA includes:
- a CDS encoding FecCD family ABC transporter permease, translating into MTATVSPPAPAPPAATRRRRTAFRLAGLVFAVALLGFISLLSIAVGVENIPLSAVWHAVFSGGADYDSKVILDLRLPRTLVGLAAGMALGLAGALMQALTRNPLADPGILGVNAGSACAVVFAIGFLGAASPLSYVWFSFAGAAIASVVVYLLGFRGTGSDSPVRLALAGTAVAAVLGGFTSTVLVRDAATLEVVRLWQIGSLAGRELSIVVQLAPFLLAGVLLTAGLARPLNALALGDELGEAVGARIGLTRVLCGAAVVLLCGTATAIAGPIGFVGLVVPHAVRLFAGSDQRWLLVYSMVLAPVLLVAADIIGRLVARPDELEVGVVTAFVGGPLFIMLVRRRKTVRL
- a CDS encoding MbtH family protein: MTNPFEDESKPFLVLVNDEGQHSLWPSFIDIPAGWTRVHGEASRQDCLDYVETHWTDMRPKSLIAAMEES
- a CDS encoding FecCD family ABC transporter permease — translated: MKTDEMRRDVFGRPLRLWGEVVSLRVHRRSVLACTGLALAIAVVFVLSLMLGDYPIPVPRVLLALAGEGTRLDLFFVTGVRLPRALLAITIGAALALAGAIFQRLSRNPLGSPDIVGFNDGAATGALLVTLALGGAVVSAPLGAMAGGMVAAVLVYVLAFQRGVHGLRLVLVGIGVSAMLASVRSYLLTRSDLTAAQGAMTWLVGSLNGLGWEQARPVLGGVLGAVLLLLPLSRRLGLLEMGDDLVGALGVPVQRTQIMLLLLAVTLTAFAVAYSGPIHFIALAAPQLARRLSRTAGSALLSTALMGALLLATADLVAQHAFAPSQLPVGATTLVIGGAYLAWLMAREHRAGRV